In one window of Arthrobacter pascens DNA:
- a CDS encoding ABC transporter ATP-binding protein yields the protein MTINLGSVSDRQNPTDPPVLEIDHLKVTFATDSGDVYAVNDVSLNVKAGEVLAIVGESGSGKTVTAKTILGLLPETATSGGAVLINGNNVISVSASKLRQIRGRDVAMVFQEPSTALNPVFTVGWQIAEGIRAHAGGAGGKRVSAKEAKLRAIEALGKVGIPDPEHRVNYYPHQFSGGQKQRVVIAAALALNPGLIVADEPTTALDVTVQAEILGLLRDLRDIYGTAIVLITHNMGVVADLADRVVVMYQGDVVEEATSRVLFAQPKQDYTKKLLASVPHLGRNSASEGMKQRAHQGSPVLVEARNLTIEYPGRLGTPSFKAVDGVSFTVSEGEVFGLVGESGSGKTTIGRAIAGLNRTTGGSLNVLGYEMLNLKERTFKPLRKDIGFVFQDPAASFNPQLTIGECVAEPLIIHTNPTPAQARKRVGELLESVQLPASYAERYPHELSGGQRQRASLARALILNPKLLIADEPTSALDVSVQAKVLELFKEIQREFGFAALFISHDLAVVDILSHWVGVLYKGKLVEQGIGSQVMGAPQHDYTKRLIASLPVPDPDEQAKRREEHRALLGI from the coding sequence TTGACCATCAACCTCGGTTCAGTATCGGACCGGCAGAACCCAACGGATCCCCCGGTCCTGGAGATTGACCACCTCAAGGTCACGTTTGCGACTGACAGCGGGGATGTCTACGCCGTCAACGATGTGAGCCTCAACGTCAAGGCGGGAGAGGTGCTGGCGATTGTCGGTGAGTCCGGATCCGGCAAGACGGTGACGGCCAAAACCATTCTCGGGCTGCTGCCGGAGACCGCCACCAGCGGCGGGGCGGTGCTTATCAACGGAAACAATGTGATCAGCGTCAGCGCCTCAAAACTGAGGCAGATCCGCGGCCGCGATGTCGCCATGGTGTTCCAGGAACCCTCCACCGCCTTGAACCCGGTCTTTACCGTGGGCTGGCAGATCGCGGAGGGTATCCGTGCCCACGCCGGCGGCGCCGGCGGCAAGCGCGTCTCCGCCAAGGAAGCCAAGCTCCGTGCCATCGAGGCGCTGGGCAAAGTGGGGATCCCGGATCCGGAGCACCGGGTTAACTACTATCCGCACCAGTTCTCCGGCGGCCAGAAGCAGCGGGTTGTCATCGCCGCGGCACTTGCGCTGAACCCCGGGCTGATCGTGGCCGATGAGCCCACGACCGCCCTGGACGTGACGGTGCAGGCGGAGATCCTGGGACTGCTCAGGGACCTGAGGGACATCTACGGCACGGCCATCGTGCTGATCACCCACAACATGGGCGTGGTTGCTGACCTGGCTGACCGTGTGGTGGTGATGTACCAGGGCGACGTCGTGGAGGAGGCAACCTCACGCGTCCTCTTTGCGCAGCCCAAACAGGACTACACGAAGAAACTGCTCGCGTCGGTCCCGCACCTCGGGCGCAACTCGGCCTCGGAGGGCATGAAACAACGTGCCCATCAGGGCTCGCCGGTGCTGGTGGAGGCGCGGAACCTGACCATCGAATACCCCGGGCGGCTGGGAACCCCTTCCTTCAAGGCAGTGGACGGGGTCAGCTTCACAGTGTCAGAGGGCGAAGTCTTCGGGCTGGTGGGCGAATCCGGATCAGGAAAGACCACTATCGGACGCGCCATCGCAGGACTCAACCGGACCACCGGAGGGAGCCTGAATGTGCTGGGCTACGAGATGCTCAATCTCAAGGAGCGCACCTTCAAGCCGCTCCGGAAGGACATCGGGTTTGTCTTCCAGGATCCCGCCGCCTCCTTCAACCCCCAGCTGACCATCGGCGAATGCGTCGCGGAGCCGCTGATCATCCACACCAACCCGACGCCGGCACAGGCGCGCAAACGCGTGGGTGAACTGCTCGAATCAGTCCAGCTGCCGGCGTCGTACGCGGAAAGGTACCCGCACGAACTGTCAGGAGGGCAGCGCCAGCGGGCGTCACTGGCGCGGGCGCTGATCCTGAACCCGAAACTGCTCATCGCGGACGAGCCGACGTCGGCCCTGGACGTTTCGGTACAGGCGAAGGTCCTGGAGCTGTTCAAGGAGATCCAGCGCGAGTTTGGCTTCGCTGCCCTGTTCATCAGCCACGACCTTGCGGTGGTGGATATCCTGTCGCACTGGGTGGGCGTGCTGTACAAGGGCAAGCTGGTGGAGCAGGGGATCGGCAGCCAGGTGATGGGGGCGCCACAGCACGACTACACCAAACGCCTGATCGCTTCCCTTCCGGTTCCCGATCCCGATGAACAGGCAAAACGCAGGGAAGAACACCGGGCACTGTTGGGTATCTGA
- a CDS encoding chorismate mutase: protein MTQHNHDVPDSGSYDASASSLAGQVDNSVMAELLSIRSSIDNIDATLVFLLAERFKATQKVGFLKAAHRLPAGDPGRETAQIARLRRLAEEAHLDPAFAEKFLNFIIGEVIRHHEAIAEDHEAASGKQNREPETQPAPDGTGVASGPHASVTA, encoded by the coding sequence ATGACGCAGCACAACCACGATGTTCCTGATTCCGGATCCTACGACGCCTCCGCCAGTTCGCTGGCAGGCCAGGTGGACAACTCGGTGATGGCGGAACTGCTGTCCATCCGTTCCAGCATCGACAACATCGATGCCACGCTGGTGTTCCTTCTGGCGGAACGGTTCAAGGCCACCCAGAAGGTGGGTTTCCTGAAGGCCGCCCACCGCTTGCCGGCCGGAGACCCAGGCCGGGAAACGGCCCAAATCGCCCGCCTGAGGCGGCTGGCGGAGGAGGCACATCTTGATCCCGCCTTCGCGGAGAAGTTCCTCAATTTCATCATTGGCGAAGTGATCCGCCACCACGAAGCTATCGCAGAGGACCATGAGGCTGCCTCCGGGAAGCAGAACCGGGAACCGGAAACGCAGCCCGCCCCCGACGGTACCGGCGTCGCCTCAGGCCCGCACGCCTCAGTAACAGCGTGA
- a CDS encoding DUF4350 domain-containing protein has translation MTQDLHSGVTAVPSDAAAGTAAGSRAARAVSWLRRHRAKAATAGIFAVALAVLISTQLAPKGDTIPLSVSNAGPEGARAVSEILGRHGVTVNSVETFSAAMDALTDRPGSTLLLYDRNGFLDESQLSELTSEAGRLVVVTPRLNTLAALRSGISQAGVVPDTAPTLEPGCGLTEAEAAGTVSGESGFLYDGGTICYRPPGTSAGLLASTDGGVLTVLGSTAVVSNSGLARYGHAALALRMLGNSRDLVWYLPGLSDMNPAESPRTLDDLAPPWAHFLGPWLAFVAALAIAWRGRRLGPLVFEPLPVVVKAVETAEGRARLYHDSHAVDRARDNLRAGTLVRLAKELRLGSDAAADDVADAAARHLGRPAAEITELLREHPRNETRLVQWSQELEKLENKVRTR, from the coding sequence GTGACCCAGGACTTGCATAGCGGGGTCACCGCGGTCCCGAGTGACGCGGCCGCCGGGACAGCAGCCGGTTCCCGCGCTGCCAGGGCTGTTTCCTGGCTACGGCGGCACCGCGCCAAGGCAGCGACGGCTGGCATATTCGCCGTCGCGCTCGCTGTGCTCATCTCCACGCAGCTTGCTCCCAAAGGTGACACCATTCCGTTGTCCGTCAGCAATGCCGGGCCGGAGGGTGCACGGGCTGTGAGCGAAATCCTGGGCCGGCATGGCGTTACCGTGAACAGCGTGGAAACCTTCAGCGCCGCCATGGATGCCCTGACTGACCGGCCCGGTTCCACCCTGCTGCTCTACGACCGCAACGGCTTCCTGGACGAATCCCAACTGAGCGAGCTCACGTCGGAGGCCGGACGCCTGGTAGTGGTGACACCACGGCTGAATACCCTGGCGGCGCTGCGGAGCGGCATCAGCCAGGCCGGTGTGGTGCCTGACACCGCCCCGACCCTGGAGCCCGGTTGCGGCCTAACCGAGGCGGAAGCCGCGGGAACCGTGTCCGGGGAATCCGGCTTCCTGTACGACGGCGGCACGATTTGCTACCGGCCGCCGGGAACCTCCGCCGGGCTGCTTGCCTCCACTGACGGCGGAGTGCTGACCGTCCTGGGCAGTACTGCCGTTGTCAGCAACAGCGGGCTCGCCCGCTACGGACACGCAGCGCTGGCCCTCCGCATGCTTGGCAATTCCCGGGATCTCGTCTGGTACCTCCCCGGGCTCTCCGACATGAACCCGGCCGAGTCGCCCCGGACGCTGGATGACCTCGCGCCGCCGTGGGCGCACTTCCTCGGTCCGTGGCTGGCCTTCGTGGCGGCCCTGGCCATTGCCTGGCGCGGGCGGCGGCTCGGACCACTCGTCTTTGAACCTCTGCCAGTCGTGGTCAAGGCTGTCGAAACGGCGGAGGGCCGCGCGCGGCTGTATCACGATTCGCATGCCGTGGACCGGGCGAGGGACAACCTGCGGGCCGGCACCCTGGTGAGGCTGGCCAAGGAACTCCGGCTTGGCAGTGACGCCGCGGCTGACGACGTAGCCGATGCGGCGGCCCGGCACCTGGGGAGGCCTGCAGCCGAAATCACGGAACTTCTCCGTGAACATCCGCGGAACGAAACCAGACTGGTGCAATGGTCCCAGGAGCTGGAGAAACTAGAAAACAAGGTGAGGACCCGATGA
- a CDS encoding AAA family ATPase: MNEHSSGPQILDSVQHAPARQALLDVRHEVAKAVVGQDSTVTGLLIALLSQGHVLLEGVPGVAKTLLVRALSAALSLDTKRVQFTPDLMPGDVTGSLVYDSHTSEFSFREGPVFTNILLADEINRTPPKTQASLLEAMEERQVSVDGVSRPLPAPFLVAATQNPVEYEGTYPLPEAQLDRFLLKLTMPLPNRTDEMEVIRRHASGFNPRDLAAAGIRAVAGVQDLERARQAVATVAVEPEIIGYIVDLVRATRAAPSFQLGVSPRGATALLNTSRAWAWLSGRSFVTPDDVKALALPCLRHRVALRPEAQMDGVRVDDVLGSILASVPVPR; encoded by the coding sequence ATGAACGAACACAGCAGCGGCCCGCAAATCCTGGATTCCGTCCAGCACGCCCCTGCCCGGCAGGCGCTCCTTGACGTCCGCCATGAGGTGGCAAAGGCTGTGGTAGGGCAGGACTCAACCGTCACGGGTCTCCTGATCGCACTGTTGTCGCAGGGCCACGTCCTGCTCGAGGGCGTGCCCGGAGTTGCCAAGACGCTGCTGGTCCGCGCGCTGTCGGCTGCACTGAGCCTGGACACAAAGCGGGTGCAGTTCACGCCTGACCTGATGCCGGGCGACGTCACCGGGTCCTTGGTCTACGACTCCCACACGTCAGAGTTCAGCTTCCGTGAGGGACCGGTGTTCACGAACATCCTGCTGGCAGACGAGATCAACCGCACGCCCCCCAAGACCCAGGCCTCCCTGCTCGAGGCAATGGAGGAACGGCAGGTCTCGGTGGACGGCGTGTCCCGCCCGCTGCCGGCGCCTTTCCTTGTGGCGGCAACACAGAACCCGGTGGAATACGAGGGAACCTATCCGCTGCCCGAAGCCCAGCTGGACCGTTTCCTCCTCAAGCTGACCATGCCCCTTCCGAACCGGACGGACGAGATGGAGGTGATCCGGCGGCATGCGTCCGGCTTCAACCCCCGCGACCTTGCTGCAGCCGGCATCCGTGCCGTGGCGGGCGTGCAGGATCTTGAACGCGCCAGGCAGGCTGTGGCCACCGTGGCCGTGGAACCCGAGATCATCGGGTACATCGTGGATCTGGTGCGGGCAACCCGCGCGGCTCCGTCCTTCCAGCTGGGCGTCTCCCCGCGGGGAGCGACAGCACTCCTGAACACCTCCCGGGCCTGGGCCTGGCTGTCCGGCCGGAGCTTCGTCACCCCGGACGACGTCAAGGCCCTGGCCCTGCCCTGCCTGCGCCATCGCGTCGCGTTGCGGCCCGAAGCCCAAATGGACGGGGTCCGCGTGGATGACGTGCTGGGCAGCATCCTGGCCTCCGTCCCCGTCCCGCGCTGA
- a CDS encoding DUF4166 domain-containing protein, whose translation MNVPIYQQVLGGDFSRLQPELQNYFSLVPGSGQYGVGEGVFDVVGCRQPWLRPLLRLTSSEQAFFPEYGESVPFRIENHAHLDPFGRSSLTARREIRFPAATRIFQDTTSVTDSDTGPRLVDYVGRYRRAVTDLNLSVTGEGRLRGVSEASRLFLGSLRLPLPAALDAKAYAEQWWDGSEGVNGKHRIQVKVIQPQIGLVLVYAGSFDYRLRPYAGGSSALSFLPPYAQPDRWESRT comes from the coding sequence ATGAACGTACCCATATACCAACAGGTCCTGGGCGGGGACTTCAGCAGGCTTCAGCCCGAGCTGCAAAACTACTTCTCCCTGGTTCCCGGCTCGGGGCAGTACGGCGTGGGCGAGGGCGTTTTCGACGTCGTGGGATGCCGCCAACCATGGCTGCGTCCCCTGTTGCGCCTGACATCCTCGGAGCAGGCGTTCTTCCCGGAGTACGGTGAAAGTGTTCCCTTCCGGATCGAAAACCACGCTCATCTAGATCCGTTCGGACGTTCCAGCCTGACGGCCAGGCGGGAAATCCGGTTTCCCGCAGCCACCCGAATCTTCCAGGACACCACCAGCGTCACTGACTCGGACACCGGTCCCCGGCTTGTTGACTATGTGGGCAGGTACCGGCGGGCGGTGACTGACCTGAACCTCAGTGTCACAGGTGAGGGCCGGCTGCGCGGCGTCTCCGAAGCCTCCCGGCTTTTCCTCGGTTCCCTCCGGCTGCCGCTGCCGGCAGCGCTCGATGCCAAGGCCTACGCCGAGCAGTGGTGGGACGGGTCGGAGGGCGTGAACGGGAAGCACCGGATCCAGGTCAAGGTCATCCAGCCCCAGATCGGCCTGGTACTGGTATACGCAGGAAGCTTCGACTACCGGTTGCGCCCCTACGCCGGGGGCAGCTCGGCACTGAGTTTCCTGCCCCCTTATGCGCAGCCGGACCGTTGGGAAAGCAGGACCTAG
- a CDS encoding DUF58 domain-containing protein — translation MALSGRFVLLALVGLVPVLLLPGWGIVLGVLLVLAFLLALELGQAASLRDVKVQRMESGNVTLHGTATSTITVRNNGRRRLRATLRDAWQPSAGAQNPVQDVEVPAGESRRVTVRLQPTRRGDLGALHVTLRSHGPVRLAARQRTLACPGSLRVLPPFHSRRHLPSKLRKLRELDGKAAVQIRGAGTEFDSLRDYVRGDDVRSIDWRATARRSAVVVRTWRPERDRRVVIILDTSRTSAARIDDEPRLDTGMEAALLLAVLAERGGDRVDFLAFDRRPRARAGSATTGNLLGQLVQAMAPLEAELIELDWSAIPGQVRAVSAHRSLVVLLTTLDGGAPEEGLIPAAAQLAQQHVVVVASVRDPVLGLMLQDRDNAASVFRAAAAERALLEREAVSVELRHHGVEVVDAEPHQLPPQLADMYIRLKAAGRL, via the coding sequence ATGGCACTCTCCGGACGTTTCGTACTCCTGGCGCTCGTTGGCCTGGTGCCGGTGCTGCTTTTGCCGGGATGGGGCATCGTCCTGGGCGTGCTCCTGGTCCTGGCGTTCCTCCTCGCCCTGGAACTGGGCCAGGCTGCATCCCTGCGGGACGTTAAGGTGCAGCGAATGGAGTCCGGAAACGTGACCCTGCACGGCACGGCAACCTCCACCATCACCGTCCGGAACAACGGCCGGCGCAGGCTGCGCGCCACACTCCGTGACGCCTGGCAGCCTTCGGCCGGTGCACAGAATCCGGTCCAGGACGTGGAGGTACCCGCGGGGGAAAGCCGCCGCGTGACCGTCCGGCTCCAGCCGACACGGCGCGGAGACCTGGGTGCACTGCACGTCACCCTGCGTTCACACGGGCCGGTGCGGCTTGCTGCACGCCAGCGCACCCTTGCCTGCCCCGGCTCCCTGCGTGTCCTGCCGCCCTTCCACTCCCGCCGGCACCTTCCCTCCAAACTCCGCAAGCTGCGTGAGCTCGACGGCAAGGCGGCCGTGCAGATCCGTGGCGCGGGAACCGAGTTCGATTCGCTCCGGGACTATGTACGCGGGGATGACGTGCGGTCCATCGACTGGCGGGCAACCGCCCGCCGGTCCGCCGTCGTCGTCCGGACCTGGCGGCCCGAAAGGGACCGCCGCGTGGTGATCATCCTGGACACCTCCAGGACCTCGGCCGCGCGGATCGACGACGAGCCCCGGCTGGACACCGGCATGGAAGCTGCCCTCCTCCTGGCTGTCCTGGCCGAGCGGGGCGGCGACAGGGTGGACTTCCTGGCCTTTGACCGCAGGCCGAGGGCCAGGGCAGGATCGGCCACCACCGGGAACCTGCTGGGGCAGCTGGTCCAGGCGATGGCCCCCCTTGAGGCAGAACTGATCGAGCTTGACTGGTCAGCCATTCCGGGACAGGTCCGTGCTGTCTCGGCGCACCGCTCCCTGGTGGTTCTGCTGACGACGCTTGACGGCGGCGCCCCGGAAGAGGGACTCATCCCCGCTGCCGCGCAGCTGGCGCAGCAGCACGTCGTGGTAGTGGCGTCCGTCCGGGATCCTGTGCTGGGATTGATGCTTCAGGACCGGGACAATGCCGCCAGCGTATTCCGGGCGGCAGCAGCCGAGCGAGCCCTGCTGGAACGCGAGGCAGTCAGCGTCGAACTCCGGCATCACGGTGTGGAGGTGGTGGATGCGGAACCGCATCAGTTGCCTCCACAGCTGGCCGACATGTACATCAGGCTCAAGGCTGCCGGTAGATTGTGA
- a CDS encoding DUF7847 domain-containing protein produces MQRPGQNGQPQWGPPPGPPDSQQPQWGGQPAWGPPPGAPPPWQQSPWATPPHNAYGSPQPYSQPLYVAPPKPGIIPLRPLMFGEILDGSFQTIRRNPQAMLGAALLAQSLAAVVTAVVTAFSANPGESPGTWMQGLSRQEMVAVGLGFGGGILLFSIVTFFISAVLQGAMVVPVARSVLNRRTPFRQMWALAKSRAGALIRMATLLLLGGIIVVMIFAAFAVGLVSSIGSTAALTLIPLGLALFALLLWIYIKLMVAPAAIVIEELGARDGLRRSWELTRGSWWRILGITLVVGIMVGVIAQVVMIPISLLPAFFMGVVSPHGGVQQAIAMAVAVGVGTAIVSALVSAVGYAFQTSVMALLYMDLRMRTDGLDIALLRLLESGADPDGVPGRGMSVHTAGPGHLQGPAYGAWPNGS; encoded by the coding sequence ATGCAGCGGCCGGGTCAGAACGGCCAGCCGCAATGGGGGCCGCCGCCAGGGCCGCCAGATTCCCAACAGCCGCAGTGGGGCGGGCAGCCCGCCTGGGGCCCTCCACCGGGTGCCCCGCCTCCTTGGCAACAGTCACCGTGGGCCACTCCCCCGCACAACGCCTACGGCAGCCCACAACCTTACAGCCAGCCGCTTTACGTCGCCCCGCCCAAACCCGGCATCATTCCGCTGCGCCCCCTGATGTTCGGCGAGATCCTGGACGGCTCCTTCCAGACGATCAGGCGCAATCCCCAGGCCATGCTCGGCGCCGCCCTGCTGGCACAGTCTTTGGCCGCCGTAGTCACCGCGGTCGTTACTGCGTTTTCCGCCAACCCCGGGGAATCCCCGGGAACGTGGATGCAGGGCCTCAGCCGCCAGGAGATGGTCGCTGTCGGGCTCGGTTTTGGCGGCGGAATCCTGCTGTTCAGCATCGTCACGTTTTTCATCTCCGCTGTTCTCCAGGGTGCCATGGTGGTTCCTGTAGCCCGTTCCGTTCTCAATAGGCGGACGCCGTTCCGGCAGATGTGGGCGCTGGCCAAGTCACGGGCCGGTGCACTCATCAGGATGGCAACACTGCTGCTTCTTGGCGGAATCATCGTGGTGATGATTTTCGCTGCCTTCGCCGTCGGGCTGGTCAGTTCCATCGGCTCAACAGCCGCCCTCACGCTCATCCCCCTCGGCCTGGCTCTCTTTGCACTCCTGCTCTGGATCTACATCAAGCTGATGGTGGCCCCGGCTGCCATCGTCATCGAGGAACTCGGGGCAAGGGATGGCCTTCGGCGGTCGTGGGAACTCACGCGGGGCAGCTGGTGGCGCATCCTCGGAATCACCCTTGTGGTAGGGATCATGGTGGGCGTCATCGCCCAGGTTGTCATGATTCCCATTAGCTTGCTGCCAGCCTTCTTCATGGGCGTGGTCTCACCGCATGGCGGCGTCCAGCAGGCGATTGCCATGGCGGTGGCAGTGGGAGTCGGGACAGCCATCGTCAGCGCACTGGTCAGTGCGGTGGGCTACGCGTTCCAGACGTCGGTTATGGCCCTGCTCTACATGGACCTCAGAATGCGCACGGACGGGCTGGACATCGCGCTGCTGCGACTGCTCGAATCAGGAGCGGATCCTGACGGCGTCCCTGGCCGGGGCATGTCTGTCCACACAGCAGGCCCCGGCCATCTTCAAGGGCCGGCATACGGGGCATGGCCGAATGGCAGCTGA
- the mtrA gene encoding MtrAB system response regulator MtrA, which yields MKARILVVDDDEALAEMIGIVLRNDGFEPVFCADGGQALDIFRSSKPDLVLLDLMLPGVDGIEVCRQIRSESDVPIVMLTAKSDTSDVVRGLESGADDYVPKPFKPAELVARVRARLRPGDQKAPETLRIGDITIDVAGHTVSRAGERISLTPLEFDLLVALARKPWQVFTRELLLEQVWGYRHAADTRLVNVHVQRLRSKIERDPEAPEVVMTVRGVGYKAGS from the coding sequence ATGAAGGCACGCATTCTGGTAGTTGATGATGACGAAGCGCTGGCCGAAATGATTGGAATTGTTCTCCGTAACGACGGCTTCGAGCCGGTCTTCTGCGCCGACGGCGGCCAGGCGCTTGACATTTTCCGTTCATCCAAGCCGGACCTCGTACTGCTTGACCTCATGCTTCCCGGAGTCGACGGGATTGAAGTGTGCCGGCAGATCCGCTCGGAATCCGACGTGCCAATCGTGATGCTCACCGCCAAGTCGGACACGTCCGACGTCGTCCGCGGCCTGGAATCGGGTGCGGACGATTACGTGCCGAAGCCATTCAAGCCCGCCGAGCTGGTTGCCCGCGTCCGCGCGCGCCTGCGGCCAGGTGACCAGAAGGCTCCCGAAACGCTTCGGATCGGCGATATCACGATCGACGTGGCCGGCCACACCGTGAGCCGCGCCGGTGAACGCATTTCCCTGACTCCGCTGGAGTTCGACCTCCTCGTGGCCTTGGCGCGCAAGCCCTGGCAGGTCTTCACACGGGAGCTGCTGCTTGAACAAGTCTGGGGTTACCGCCATGCGGCCGACACCAGGCTGGTCAACGTCCATGTCCAGCGCCTCCGGTCAAAAATTGAGCGGGACCCGGAAGCGCCGGAAGTAGTAATGACGGTTCGTGGTGTCGGCTACAAAGCAGGTTCCTGA
- a CDS encoding DUF4129 domain-containing protein, which translates to MAAEPPVVPGSDEARRWAVEELSKSEYREAAPGWLDGLWQNLLDWLRSLDGSGMDGTPAAPLIGVAIAVVIAVAIILVRPRLNAGSRRSDDVFDADSTFSATDYRARAAAAAAAGEWGAAVVDCFRAMVRTAEDRNVLDARPGRTADEVARELAGPFAAEARRLGWAARTFDGIRYGHEATDGDAYAAIQALDAALQSLKPLDPAVVAEPAVPR; encoded by the coding sequence ATGGCAGCTGAACCCCCGGTGGTTCCCGGCAGCGACGAAGCACGGCGGTGGGCAGTGGAGGAACTTTCCAAGTCCGAATACCGCGAAGCAGCTCCGGGCTGGCTGGACGGTCTGTGGCAGAACCTGCTGGACTGGCTCCGTTCCCTGGACGGGTCCGGCATGGACGGCACGCCGGCCGCCCCGCTCATCGGCGTGGCCATAGCCGTGGTGATCGCTGTGGCCATCATCCTTGTTCGTCCCCGGCTGAATGCCGGATCAAGGCGATCGGACGACGTGTTCGACGCCGACAGCACCTTCAGTGCCACCGACTACCGCGCGCGCGCGGCGGCCGCAGCAGCCGCCGGCGAGTGGGGTGCGGCCGTCGTGGACTGTTTCCGCGCCATGGTCCGTACTGCCGAAGACAGGAACGTCCTGGACGCCCGGCCGGGCAGGACCGCCGACGAGGTGGCGCGCGAACTGGCCGGCCCGTTCGCCGCCGAAGCCCGTCGCCTCGGCTGGGCTGCGAGGACGTTTGACGGGATCAGATACGGACATGAGGCGACAGACGGCGACGCTTACGCGGCCATCCAGGCGCTGGATGCCGCCCTGCAATCCCTGAAACCCCTCGACCCCGCAGTGGTGGCGGAGCCGGCGGTTCCCCGGTGA